The Salvia splendens isolate huo1 chromosome 21, SspV2, whole genome shotgun sequence genome includes a window with the following:
- the LOC121784114 gene encoding prostatic spermine-binding protein-like: MREEQKEDDRKPKGDDNESDTKKDEPKGDDDGLKGEDDEPNEDVAPIDDEEEPKEDDGKPKWDDDKPKGDDNESDTKKDEPKWDDNGLKGEDDEPNEDVTPIDVEEELKEDDGKHKGDDDKPKGDNNESDTKKDEPKGDDDGPKGADDEPNEEVVPIDDEEEPKEDDGKPKVDDEKPKGNENESENKKGWQ; the protein is encoded by the exons ATGAGA GAAGAGCAGAAAGAGGATGACAGAAAGCCAAAAGGGGATGACAATGAGAGTGATACTAAGAAGGATGAGCCGAAAGGGGATGACGATGGGCTGAAAGGGGAGGACGACGAGCCGAATGAGGACGTCGCGCCGATTGATGATGAGGAAGAGCCGAAAGAGGATGACGGAAAGCCAAAATGGGATGACGACAAGCCGAAAGGGGATGACAATGAGAGTGATACTAAGAAGGACGAGCCGAAATGGGATGACAACGGGCTGAAAGGGGAGGACGACGAGCCAAATGAGGACGTCACGCCGATTGACGTTGAGGAAGAGCTGAAAGAGGATGACGGAAAGCATAAAGGGGATGACGACAAGCCGAAAGGGGATAACAATGAGAGTGATACTAAGAAGGATGAGCCGAAAGGGGATGACGACGGGCCGAAAGGGGCGGACGACGAGCCGAATGAGGAAGTCGTCCCGATTGATGATGAGGAAGAGCCGAAAGAGGATGACGGAAAGCCGAAAGTGGATGACGAAAAGCCGAAAGGGAATGAAAATGAGAGTGAAAATAAGAAGGGATGGCAATGA